From the genome of Anopheles funestus chromosome 2RL, idAnoFuneDA-416_04, whole genome shotgun sequence:
tttcttatttttgtaaattatcaTATGTTATAAATGATATGCACTTAATTGTAAATTATGATTGAAATAGAAGCTTTATGTTCTCTCCAATCATAAAGTTTATAATTGCAGACAAGCGTTCCATTGAACAACGGTTTCCCATTGCAACGTGGCTGTGTTTGACGCTGCTGCATCTGATCATCGCTGATGCTGGCACTCTTCATACCATCATCATACCGACCACCAACATCGCACAAAAACCTGCGTCCGTTTCGAATTGAGAGCCGCTACGATGCCGTTTTGATTATGCTGAGCTACCGACCCCGACGGCTGCTATCCGTCCGACCCGGCAGAGGGAAGCTTTATCAGCTGCTCGGACGCGTTCGTCGTTCTATTCGCTAACGGCAAGTGTCTCGGTCAAGATCATGCCACtcgtggtgctgctgctggtttgcGGTTGTACGCTCGCGGTTATGCCGCCGGTTGCGTACGGTGCGGCAATTGATACGGGTAAGCATAAAGGTGACAGTGTGGCGGATCGTGACCTCGCAATGCGATTCTTCGCGCGAATGGATGTGCTAACGAAAAAGTATGCTTAGCATTTCCGGTCCCGGAATTTGCGCTCTGTTCGCTCAGTGTTGATTGCAAGATGAAGTTTTGCGGTATGGAAGTTTGGTTTTACTttgctttgctgctgctgttccaaCAAATGATGCGCTGCATCCGATCGGTTTTAGCGATCACTATCTTAATCTTTAACGATCGTCGGGCCATTCTTTTGGCACATGGTTCGCTGGGAAGCATTAAGTTTGATAAACTGTAaagattgatttttattagatgaggtaaattaattttctttttctttatttgctttcaAATTCCAACACAGATGATCGACCCGTCTGGGATTCGGTGCGTCTGTGCGACATTCCAAACGAACCCGCCCCGGGTGAATGTATGCCGCCGGGCGATTGTGCCGCCTATGGAAAGATCAACGATGTGGCCAGCCTGAGTTCGGTCGAGCGCTTTAGCTTCATCAAAAAGATACAGTGCAATGGGACGGAGACGGAACCGTACGTGTGCTGCCCTCGCAACAGTAACGTTTATCTGTAAGTACGACTAATTTGTGGCTCTTTCGGTAGCAACACTACTAAGGGAAAATATTGTACATCACAGGTGAGAAGAGATGCCTTAACTCACCTATCATTTAGCGGCAGATTGAAGCGGTTGCggggagtttttgttttgtttttgcacaacCTTTTTAGGGGGAATTCTGTGGCATATGTAAGCTAATTGCCTAGAGTCGATGAGAAGACCACACAAAACGTGCGATTGATTGATTGCGCTAGAGAGAACGAGTTTCTTTGACACCGTCCGGGAACTTACCACCAGTTCGAGTAGTTGCATCGAGCGAATAGCGTGCGTGAATCATCAAATACGCGTTTCGCATTCATTCTTTGATTGCCGTACATTATGCTTTTAACTTTATAACCATCAAATCCACTGGAAAGATGTGAAAAAGAAAGGTGAGAACGTTCTGTTTGAAATTCCTCATCATGCACAGAAACGGTTCCCAAAACCTCCAACCCATCaataaaacgaagaaaagTGAATAGATTGAGCTGTTTGCGTAGTTTGCACGTGACTTATTATTGCCGCAGACTTTCTGGAGCCAGCTGTGACGTATGCTGCAGCAAGAGTTCAACAGTGGATCGTTTCGCAAGGTTAACATATGCAGTTTGGTCCGGCTCACATGCACAGTTTCTATGTCAATCGTAGTAACCATTGTATGACGGCAATTGCATCCTACCAATGCACGTCAATGCGTACGATTAGCTTCCACGGAAGCGTAAAGAAAGTCGTACACTTGCTAATAAGTGCACAAACATGTGCATTCAGCGAATAGCAAATTGGATACTGCGACTACCGTGTAGACAATCGGTCAACCGATCGGATCGTTTGCTGTGTGGCGGGTTTGTGTATTACACAATTTTTCTAGGGCACTGTACTGATAAGGAGCAACCGATGAGCTGTGAAGTGAACCTAGGGCCAACTTTTTATTACTATTGATGATTTTTGGTTGAGCTACAGTACTTGATTATACAGTCGGAGCTGCTTGCAAGGGGCAAAGAACGCTTACACACGCTGATGTTATTTTCCATCCCTCACAGTGAGCCGTATGTAAACGAAACTATGATATCGAAGAACCGTGTCGCTAGTCGGCTTGCCTTCGATGCCGATTCCTGCGGCATTCAGAGTTACGTGGCGAAAATACGGGGCGGCCAGTTGGCAGAGATCGACGAGTTTCCGTGGATGGCAATGTTACTGTATGAGCGAGGTAAGAGGTCACACTCGGTGGACATACTAATCACCAATCGGGGGAACAAAAactttcactctctctttctctctctctatctctctctgtctctccgTCTCGATAGATAATAGTGGACTGACGCAGGGATGTGGAGGAGCACTGATAAGTCGCACGTACGTGATCACTGCAGCGCACTGCGTGACCGGAAAGAACTTCCAGCAAACGAAGGGACGACTGTAAGTGTTAAACAGTTTGGCAAACGGGTGACTGTCCCACATGCTTACCATATTCCTATTGGTTTTCACTTGAATGTAGGAAGTTTGTCCGGTTGCGGGAGTACAACATCCACACCAATCCGGACTGTGTGTACGAGAATAACCTGAAGGACTGTTCGGATGATATGATCGATTTACCACCGAAAGCGATCATACCGCATCCGCAGTATGATTCGGAATCTAGCAACCAGGAGCACGATATTGCACTGATTCGGATCGAACAAACGCCTCCATTTACTGACTTTCTGCGTTCAATCTGTCTGCCGGAAAATAACTTTGAAAGTGGTGCCACCGCGGGCAAGAAGCTGAGTGTATCTGGCTGGGGTCGTACGGATATCTGTGAGTAGATTGGCATCAAGCACATGTACCATCCATACTAACTTCAAACGTCTTTCCAGTTAAGGACAATCTCGGCACGGATGTGCTAAGTCCGATCAAGCTTAAGCTCAGCCTCCCGTACGTCGATCGGGACAAATGCAGCAAGACGTTCCGTCCGTGGTCGTTCGCGCTCGGACCGGGCCAGATGTGTGCCGGTGGCGAACGGGCTAAGGATACATGTGCCGGTGACAGTGGATCACCACTGATGAGCTACGATATGCAGCGTGGCATCTGGTACATTACGGGCGTCGTCAGTCTCGGTGTGCGGGGCTGTGGTGTAGAGGGTCTGCCCGGAGTGTACACCAACGTACATCACTACCTGTCCTGGATCAAGATGTATACCTCGGCTTGAGAGGTACACGGTGTCGACATCACAATCGAAAGACGAATATCTAGCTCTTATCTAATAAATCATTAGCTGTAAACGTTGCAACTCGTTGTAAACAGAGCATACATGTACTCGGTGGTTAAACAATCCCTTGACCTTTACTGTTCACCGTACTGAAGGTAAAGAAAACCCATTTTCACATCCTTCAAACATTCGATTCATGCTGCGGCACAGTGTGTTTGACCTTTGCGTTCGCTTTTCGATAATACGTCCGAGCATCTCAAGAGTAGCACAAGGTCACAGCAAAGTCCTTTGAATGGGAGTtaatgatgtgtttttttgttgttgtcgtcaCAATAACATTCTCTGTACCAACCGTTGTACTTTCACTATGAAGTCTTTGTGCTCTCGACAAGGTACACACGCTGCGTGTCCTTTTGGGTATGTGATGCTGCTGAgcgaaaaataacataaatccTTTCATGTTTCGATTACGATCGATTTTATTGGAGTGTATAGCTAACGTAAAAGTGGGTCAAATCATTGCAGGACTAACAACCATCCTTAATGTAAAACTGCTGGAGATCCGTACAATCAACGGATGTTTGCTTAAGATGTTGCTTGCTGTGGATGTGGAAGTTTCTGCGAAAAGGGGACATAACAAAGAGAAAtacatgcaaaaacaaaatctttaaatGGTTCATTTTTAGGACCAGCTGTTTTGTTAAGTaatcaaatttaacaaaatcaaaattagAACAAATTAAATGTGACAGTTGGTAGGTATACTTTCGTACGcgttgataaaaatatttgttggacATGAATAACAATTTATACAGCGTAggattttaatagaaaaaagcgTTGTAAAAATATCTATTTTCTGATGTTTTGACATCTTCATTGcatgttgaaaaatttaagGAAGTCTGTTATTTTCCCCAAGAACATCAACACTACTATATAGGGACATATTGTATTTTCTGAAAACGTGTAGTAAGCAGTCTTTGTTGAGGACGATTCAAGGGAGATTCAGAGTACGACTCCACTGGCACCTGGAACCCCCATTATTTTACTACTAAGAAAAAAGTTCAGTCTAGACAATTCATTTGCATTATCAATCATCAGGACTCATAAGaccatacaaacaaaaataacaaatgttttttttattcagataaaacgacctggccgtattgataaataacaaatgtttaataatACTAGATTTTCAAACTAGTTTATGTGTAAGACTTTATTCAAATGAATATGAAGAAATGATATGCATCAAATTTATCGTACTTAAAGCTAAATATTGTTTACTGAAAACCCCATAAAGCCATGTGTAACGTAGcctgtttttgaaaaaaatttgaatgatCGCTTACAACCGTCATAAAACTGTTTGTAAACAAAGCGGACACTAAATGGATTGAAAATGTTATACACCTCCCACAAGGCCCTGCTGTAAACTAGTTTTTCCTCCCGTTCTTTGGAtacatgaaaaatgaataaaaagcCAACGCAAAGGCCTGACCCACCCATGGCGGGAAAGTCAAACCTGTCGAAACTAACGTCAACATTGCTCAAGCTACTTCCCAAACCCGAACTGTAAACAATTTACTCTCAACCCTTAGAATGtctatttttcaatttcaatcaaaacctTGTCACAACAATATCAACCCACCACACCAAACGTTCGCTCACATTCCTACCGGACGTCCGTAAGGGGAAAGCAGAGTCAATCTGCGTCGGGAGTTTTCTTATGGCtgatacacacaaacacctacAAAGTCAGTCTTTCCACCAACAATCTCATCGTCATCAGATGCCTGGTTCGATTGCGTAAAATTGAGATGCATCTTGTGTGGAAGCCGGTCGCCGGCGTTTTGGTCAGCATCTTCATCAGCGTGATTACGAGCACTGTGAAGGTGCTCAGGCTGGCAGAAAAGTATGGGATGAAGATGACCACAGCAAACGCAAACGGCACGTTTCCTAACACGGCTCTAGGGCACACCACGGTCGACTGGAGTTTATCGATTCCCGCTTGACGGTGCTTATTCATTGAATCGGCTTCGATTTCGGGATCACTTCCTCCACAACATCCGGAAGGGACAACAAAACAAGGGAAGCGGATGGAAAAGGAAATAGACgaggacacacaaaaaataaaacatggtAGCGTATAGATTGCCGTACAAACGGAGGAATACACGCACAACAGTACATGGAAACCCTTGAGGAAGAATGTTCACGCACTGGATGAAGGATGG
Proteins encoded in this window:
- the LOC125766049 gene encoding uncharacterized protein LOC125766049, with product MVKRIEFVLFVLVGLVGHGVNLVFGQESCRTPDHRDGVCMPVQQCPSIRDEFFNTDRILDEDEIQFLRQLQCKTKDVTICCPDGVTTVDRNPTAVRDGLPNPKNYECGLDTLADRIIGGNYTAIDEFPWYALLEYVSKKGVRAFNCGGSLINGRYVLTAAHCLANKKLDEGERLVNVRLGDYNTATEVDCEEDDPETCADPPQNFGIEEQIIHPGYEKNGPFQHHDIALIRLDRDVIMNNYVSPVCLPPDNFTPTSPDLNVTAVGFGHTGRQRHSGIKKKVQFPVFAQEECDKKWQKIEIIEQQLCAGGVYGIDSCSGDSGGPLMVRRFYWIQEGVISFGNQCALEGWPGVYTRVSSYLDWIRQNIRLQALHDFSQKKHTTAATTRLHTTEPLRCRFDYAELPTPTAAIRPTRQREALSAARTRSSFYSLTASVSVKIMPLVVLLLVCGCTLAVMPPVAYGAAIDTDDRPVWDSVRLCDIPNEPAPGECMPPGDCAAYGKINDVASLSSVERFSFIKKIQCNGTETEPYVCCPRNSNVYLEPYVNETMISKNRVASRLAFDADSCGIQSYVAKIRGGQLAEIDEFPWMAMLLYERDNSGLTQGCGGALISRTYVITAAHCVTGKNFQQTKGRLKFVRLREYNIHTNPDCVYENNLKDCSDDMIDLPPKAIIPHPQYDSESSNQEHDIALIRIEQTPPFTDFLRSICLPENNFESGATAGKKLSVSGWGRTDIFKDNLGTDVLSPIKLKLSLPYVDRDKCSKTFRPWSFALGPGQMCAGGERAKDTCAGDSGSPLMSYDMQRGIWYITGVVSLGVRGCGVEGLPGVYTNVHHYLSWIKMYTSA